A single window of Pseudomonadota bacterium DNA harbors:
- a CDS encoding Ig-like domain-containing protein gives MKSTMKALAVVVVLSAALGFGCTPTPVTVEVSPPDLTINSADVSPTFTAKVLDREDKPIPDVTVTWSSLDETVCTIDPVTGKMKVVGSGRVEINGTAGAATGLAMVTVALYKALNTDTKSLELWMGQVQKVDATIADETGAPIAGEVVWESSDPKIASVVGSRGEIRGVAPGKTTVVATAKDLRAEVEVEVLTPGPFELGVSTALLKLKVGKTAKVEGKPLDENAQPAAGFPVSYECYDTSVATVDEKGLVTAVGMGETKIGVTAGDKSVEIKVKVQ, from the coding sequence ATGAAAAGCACGATGAAGGCGCTCGCGGTGGTCGTGGTCCTGTCGGCGGCTCTCGGCTTCGGCTGCACGCCCACGCCGGTGACCGTCGAGGTCTCTCCGCCGGACCTGACGATCAACAGCGCGGACGTGTCGCCGACGTTCACCGCGAAGGTCCTCGACCGGGAGGACAAGCCGATCCCGGACGTGACGGTCACCTGGAGCTCGCTCGACGAGACCGTGTGCACGATCGATCCCGTGACCGGCAAGATGAAGGTGGTGGGCAGCGGCCGGGTCGAGATCAACGGGACCGCCGGCGCGGCGACCGGCCTCGCCATGGTCACCGTCGCGCTCTACAAGGCGCTCAACACCGACACGAAGAGCCTCGAGCTCTGGATGGGCCAGGTGCAGAAGGTCGACGCGACCATCGCGGACGAGACCGGCGCGCCGATCGCGGGCGAGGTCGTCTGGGAGTCCTCGGATCCCAAGATCGCCTCGGTGGTCGGCTCCCGCGGCGAGATCCGCGGCGTCGCCCCGGGCAAGACGACGGTCGTCGCGACCGCGAAGGATCTCAGGGCCGAGGTGGAGGTCGAGGTGCTCACCCCCGGCCCGTTCGAGCTCGGCGTCTCGACGGCGCTCCTCAAGCTGAAGGTCGGCAAGACCGCGAAGGTGGAGGGCAAGCCGCTCGACGAGAACGCGCAGCCGGCCGCGGGGTTCCCCGTCTCGTACGAGTGTTACGACACCTCGGTCGCGACCGTCGACGAGAAGGGCCTCGTCACGGCCGTCGGCATGGGCGAGACGAAGATCGGCGTGACCGCCGGCGACAAGAGCGTCGAGATCAAGGTCAAGGTGCAGTAG
- a CDS encoding Ig-like domain-containing protein — MRTKWMLGVVFAIAAAAAIGCDEDGSSGPSDTEQEDLENPAVTMDNVLSYQGVSGTFGVEVTATDDVGIATVELLVDGEVAASSTADPFTVSWDTTALADGSILPISVRAVDTADKIAETEPVTVVVVNNGYVVEFTDEFGGTISIPADYDGTQEVDVKHHWNAPSAASRILGIVLFTIGDGQAEWGAGLDIGTGYCPDSGELLDSMVQILDGSPVVFDSQPEGGYPGDDQMMFFHIRPANPTDHLGDSMGYEIHAYAFD, encoded by the coding sequence ATGAGGACGAAGTGGATGCTGGGCGTGGTTTTCGCGATCGCCGCCGCTGCGGCGATCGGTTGCGACGAGGACGGGTCGTCTGGGCCGAGCGACACGGAGCAGGAGGACCTCGAGAACCCGGCCGTCACGATGGACAACGTCTTGTCGTACCAGGGCGTGTCCGGCACCTTCGGCGTCGAGGTGACGGCGACGGACGACGTCGGGATCGCGACCGTGGAGCTCCTCGTGGACGGCGAGGTCGCCGCGTCGTCGACCGCGGATCCGTTCACCGTCTCCTGGGACACGACCGCGCTCGCGGACGGCTCCATCCTGCCGATCTCCGTGCGCGCCGTGGACACCGCGGACAAGATCGCCGAGACCGAGCCTGTCACCGTGGTCGTCGTCAACAACGGTTACGTCGTCGAGTTCACCGACGAGTTCGGCGGGACGATATCCATCCCCGCGGACTATGACGGCACGCAGGAGGTCGACGTGAAGCACCACTGGAACGCTCCGTCGGCCGCCTCCCGCATCCTCGGGATCGTGCTGTTCACGATCGGGGACGGGCAGGCGGAGTGGGGCGCCGGGCTCGACATCGGCACGGGCTACTGCCCGGACAGCGGGGAGTTGCTGGACTCGATGGTGCAGATCCTGGACGGGTCGCCGGTCGTGTTCGACTCCCAGCCCGAGGGTGGGTACCCGGGTGACGACCAGATGATGTTCTTCCACATACGCCCGGCGAACCCCACGGACCACCTCGGCGACTCGATGGGCTACGAGATCCACGCCTACGCGTTCGATTGA
- a CDS encoding TlpA family protein disulfide reductase, with protein sequence MDRLSAVARRPVAVALLFAAASLAAACGTEEPAGPVELPARVNAVKATKPTASASEWCDVHYEPGRGPRLAVPQVEDARSGGTAGGPSGGGWIWVNLWATWCGPCLREMPLITRWMEALKRDGVAVDLWFLSIDEEPAVLRSFLAERPTITPYNSLRLSRQETLRPWLGSLGLPPDTAIPVNVLAGPGGAVRCVRTGAINDGHYPTIREILGDR encoded by the coding sequence ATGGATCGACTGTCGGCTGTAGCGCGGCGCCCGGTCGCCGTGGCGCTCCTGTTCGCCGCCGCGTCGCTCGCCGCCGCGTGCGGCACCGAGGAGCCGGCCGGCCCGGTCGAGCTCCCGGCGCGCGTGAACGCCGTGAAGGCGACCAAGCCGACCGCCTCGGCGAGCGAGTGGTGCGACGTGCACTACGAGCCGGGGAGGGGGCCGCGGCTCGCCGTGCCGCAGGTCGAGGACGCGCGGAGCGGCGGGACCGCGGGCGGGCCGTCCGGCGGCGGCTGGATCTGGGTGAACCTCTGGGCGACTTGGTGTGGGCCGTGCCTGCGCGAGATGCCGCTCATCACGCGCTGGATGGAGGCGCTGAAGCGCGACGGGGTGGCGGTGGATCTCTGGTTCTTGTCGATCGACGAGGAGCCCGCCGTCCTCCGATCCTTCCTCGCCGAGCGGCCGACGATCACGCCGTACAACTCGCTGCGGCTCTCGCGCCAGGAGACGCTGCGCCCGTGGCTCGGATCGCTCGGCCTCCCGCCCGACACGGCGATCCCGGTGAACGTCCTCGCCGGCCCGGGCGGCGCGGTGCGGTGCGTGCGCACCGGCGCCATCAACGACGGCCACTACCCCACGATCCGCGAGATCCTCGGCGACAGATAA
- a CDS encoding RluA family pseudouridine synthase: MNDPKKPPRLDAVVRERFSLSWGRARDRIRAGKISVDGRVTLDIGTEIPEGAAIDFTPDARRPRPEDALLPTSAIVHLDNDIVVVDKPSGLLTVPYEPGDRPTLDVLLRAVLFKRSKRESASAGRRSAFVHVVHRLDRNTSGLLVFARNGAALARLKEQFKLHSAERRYLALVHGELSPRTFVSHLVQDRGDGLRGSVERTPRWIKPRTKTGKTAVTHVEVLERLGAATLISCRLETGRTNQIRIHLSEAGHPIVGETMYLRDYAGPVLAAPRLMLHAAELGFVHPGSGALVRFSSPVPGEMAAFLDVLRSGNCRMGDRPVAPTAP; encoded by the coding sequence ATGAACGACCCCAAGAAGCCGCCGCGCCTCGACGCCGTCGTCCGCGAGCGGTTCTCGCTCTCCTGGGGCCGCGCCCGCGACCGGATCCGCGCGGGCAAGATCTCGGTCGACGGACGGGTCACCCTGGACATCGGGACCGAGATCCCCGAAGGCGCGGCGATCGACTTCACCCCCGACGCGCGGCGCCCGCGGCCCGAGGACGCGCTCCTGCCGACGTCGGCGATCGTCCACCTCGACAACGACATCGTCGTCGTCGACAAGCCGTCCGGGCTGCTGACCGTGCCGTACGAGCCGGGCGATCGCCCCACGCTCGACGTCCTCCTGCGGGCCGTCCTGTTCAAGCGGAGCAAGCGGGAGAGCGCGTCGGCCGGCCGGAGGAGCGCCTTTGTGCACGTCGTCCATAGGCTCGATCGCAACACCTCCGGGCTGCTCGTGTTCGCGAGGAACGGCGCGGCGCTGGCCCGGCTGAAGGAGCAGTTCAAGCTCCACTCGGCCGAGCGGCGGTACCTCGCGCTCGTGCACGGGGAGCTCTCGCCGCGCACGTTCGTGAGCCACCTCGTCCAGGACCGCGGCGACGGGCTGCGGGGATCGGTGGAGCGCACGCCGCGATGGATCAAGCCGCGGACGAAGACCGGCAAGACGGCGGTGACGCACGTCGAGGTGCTCGAGCGGCTCGGCGCGGCGACCCTCATCTCGTGCCGCCTCGAGACCGGGCGCACGAACCAGATCCGCATCCACCTGAGCGAGGCCGGCCACCCGATCGTGGGCGAGACGATGTACCTCCGCGACTACGCGGGCCCGGTGCTCGCCGCGCCGCGGCTCATGCTGCACGCGGCGGAGCTCGGCTTCGTCCACCCGGGAAGCGGCGCGCTCGTCCGCTTCTCCTCACCCGTGCCGGGCGAGATGGCGGCGTTCCTCGATGTCCTGAGATCGGGGAACTGTCGCATGGGCGACCGGCCGGTCGCCCCTACTGCACCTTGA
- a CDS encoding zinc ribbon domain-containing protein, with protein sequence MPIYEFKCKRCGSDFEELVFGSAEGVACPRCESIDVDRLMSAFAFKSGEKFTPSSGSSGCSSCHSSSCSSCKH encoded by the coding sequence GTGCCTATCTACGAGTTCAAGTGCAAGAGATGCGGCTCCGACTTCGAGGAGCTCGTCTTCGGCTCCGCGGAGGGCGTCGCGTGCCCGAGGTGCGAGTCGATCGACGTCGACCGCCTGATGTCCGCGTTCGCCTTCAAGAGCGGGGAGAAGTTCACGCCCTCGTCCGGCTCGTCCGGCTGCTCCTCCTGTCATTCGTCGAGCTGTTCGAGCTGCAAGCACTGA
- a CDS encoding IgGFc-binding protein, with amino-acid sequence MKIWMTLAGSFVIASLAAGCEGAGNVGGGDADADTDADTDADTDTDTDADTETETDPDAGTDTDTGYDGPVIPTTCEEAAAAMTSVGCDFFVADVDNWDACDPETYAVVVSNPQEDQDAVVTLEDGVDGVIYTVTLVPGQLDIIEVACSSACLVSPHQLEIQGIGLAAGFRLTSDVPVLAYQWNPYGIELYSTDASLLIPRTSLDGTYIVAAWGHGPGATWPQLTSQVTVVATEDDTQISFIPATDVPSLNGVGPFVAGVETVAYSLDAFDVISLSPTTLDADLTGTAVLADKPVVVFGGHSCANVPSGAYAACDHVEEQILPLAAWGTSTVLARHMARGTCTGDQDPVRWRVIAGADGMTVFFDPPVPAPVGGSHTFAQQGELLEFDAPGDYLAWGTFDTPEDPAHPEAPFFAYQLMMGVDYAGGCNGGDGDPMMLQSPPAGQFLNRYTFNTDNVFDFRYDHIIVVREAGVEITLDCLGPLPDGAFEAVGSASEWEVGRFLIDNPENSTGCLDGTHSIASDEPFGLSVVGVSPANSYGYLGGVGVRVINPNPIIE; translated from the coding sequence ATGAAGATCTGGATGACGCTGGCCGGTTCGTTCGTCATCGCCTCGCTCGCGGCGGGGTGCGAGGGCGCCGGCAACGTCGGCGGCGGCGACGCGGACGCGGACACGGACGCGGACACGGACGCGGACACGGACACGGATACGGACGCGGATACGGAAACGGAAACGGATCCGGACGCCGGCACCGACACCGACACGGGGTACGACGGCCCGGTCATCCCCACGACGTGCGAGGAGGCGGCCGCGGCGATGACCTCGGTCGGCTGCGACTTCTTCGTGGCCGACGTGGACAACTGGGACGCCTGCGATCCCGAGACCTACGCGGTCGTCGTGTCGAATCCACAGGAGGATCAGGACGCCGTGGTGACCCTCGAGGACGGCGTCGACGGGGTGATCTACACGGTGACCCTCGTCCCCGGGCAGCTCGACATCATCGAGGTGGCGTGCTCGTCCGCCTGTCTCGTCTCGCCCCACCAGCTCGAGATCCAGGGCATCGGCCTGGCCGCCGGATTCCGGCTGACCTCCGACGTGCCCGTGCTCGCCTACCAGTGGAATCCGTACGGCATCGAGCTGTACTCAACGGACGCGTCGCTGCTCATCCCGCGGACGAGCCTGGACGGGACGTACATCGTCGCCGCGTGGGGCCACGGGCCGGGTGCAACGTGGCCGCAGCTCACGTCGCAGGTGACGGTCGTGGCCACCGAGGACGACACGCAGATCTCGTTCATCCCGGCCACCGACGTCCCGAGCCTCAATGGCGTAGGGCCGTTCGTTGCCGGAGTGGAGACCGTGGCGTATTCCCTCGACGCGTTCGACGTCATCTCCCTGAGCCCGACGACCCTCGACGCGGATCTCACCGGGACCGCGGTGCTGGCCGACAAGCCCGTGGTCGTGTTCGGTGGGCACTCCTGCGCCAACGTGCCGAGCGGGGCGTACGCGGCGTGCGACCACGTGGAGGAGCAGATCCTGCCGCTCGCGGCGTGGGGAACGAGCACCGTGCTCGCGAGGCACATGGCGCGCGGGACCTGCACCGGGGACCAGGATCCGGTGCGGTGGCGCGTGATCGCCGGCGCGGACGGAATGACCGTGTTCTTCGATCCCCCGGTGCCGGCGCCCGTCGGGGGGAGCCACACCTTCGCGCAGCAGGGCGAGCTCCTCGAGTTCGACGCGCCGGGGGACTACCTGGCGTGGGGCACCTTCGACACCCCCGAGGATCCCGCGCACCCGGAGGCGCCGTTCTTCGCCTATCAGCTGATGATGGGCGTGGACTACGCCGGCGGCTGCAACGGCGGCGACGGTGATCCCATGATGCTGCAGTCTCCGCCCGCCGGGCAGTTCCTCAATCGCTACACATTCAATACAGACAACGTTTTCGATTTCAGATACGACCACATCATCGTCGTGCGCGAGGCCGGCGTCGAGATCACGCTCGACTGCCTCGGGCCGCTGCCGGACGGCGCGTTCGAAGCCGTTGGGTCGGCGAGCGAGTGGGAGGTGGGCCGGTTCCTCATCGACAACCCCGAGAATTCGACGGGTTGCTTGGACGGCACGCACTCGATCGCCTCGGACGAGCCGTTCGGGCTCTCCGTGGTTGGCGTCTCGCCGGCGAACTCGTACGGCTACCTGGGCGGGGTGGGCGTCCGCGTCATCAACCCGAATCCCATCATCGAGTGA
- a CDS encoding YbhB/YbcL family Raf kinase inhibitor-like protein: protein MSKMTITSTAFAEGKEIPAKHTCQGEDSSPPLAWSAVPAGAKSLALIVDDPDAPDPKAPKMTWVHWVLYNLPTAASGLPEGAKELPAGARSGSNDWKRTGYGGPCPPIGRHRYFHKLYALDVVLPDLGAATKAELLRAMEGHIIAEAALVGTYQKR, encoded by the coding sequence ATGTCCAAGATGACGATCACATCGACCGCGTTCGCCGAGGGGAAGGAGATCCCCGCGAAGCACACCTGCCAGGGCGAGGACAGCTCGCCGCCGCTCGCGTGGAGCGCCGTGCCGGCGGGCGCCAAGAGCCTCGCGCTCATCGTGGACGATCCGGACGCGCCCGATCCCAAGGCGCCCAAGATGACCTGGGTGCACTGGGTGCTGTACAACCTCCCGACGGCAGCGTCGGGCCTCCCGGAGGGGGCGAAGGAGCTCCCGGCCGGCGCGAGGAGCGGCTCGAACGACTGGAAGCGGACGGGCTACGGCGGCCCGTGCCCGCCCATCGGGCGCCACCGCTACTTCCACAAGCTGTATGCGTTGGACGTCGTCCTGCCGGATCTCGGCGCGGCCACGAAGGCGGAGCTCCTGCGCGCCATGGAAGGCCACATCATCGCCGAGGCGGCGCTCGTCGGGACGTATCAGAAGCGCTAG